A DNA window from Prevotella intermedia ATCC 25611 = DSM 20706 contains the following coding sequences:
- the nqrC gene encoding NADH:ubiquinone reductase (Na(+)-transporting) subunit C, producing the protein MKTNSNSYTIIYSAVLVVVVAFLLAFVFQALKPAQDVNVQIDHQKQILFALNQDRNMTNEAAQKLWKDIIVADDIINENGEIVEQGEQGGVKAGFKLDSKDAKEGKLALFRCKVDGKDKYVIPVYGNGLWGPINGFIALNEDKATIFGVYFNHESETAGLGAEIKDSKEWQDKFKGKNIFNAQKQNIVFSVTKKVEKPESQVDAVTGATLTSNGVTEMFHNEKGGLAPYVKFLTAK; encoded by the coding sequence ATGAAGACAAATAGCAATTCATATACAATCATCTATTCTGCTGTTCTTGTGGTCGTTGTGGCTTTCTTGCTTGCTTTCGTATTCCAAGCATTGAAACCTGCGCAAGACGTTAATGTGCAGATAGACCACCAAAAGCAGATTCTCTTTGCACTCAACCAAGACCGCAATATGACCAACGAAGCAGCGCAAAAGCTGTGGAAGGACATCATTGTTGCCGACGATATTATCAACGAAAACGGAGAAATTGTGGAACAAGGCGAGCAAGGTGGCGTAAAAGCAGGCTTCAAGTTGGACAGCAAAGACGCTAAAGAAGGCAAATTGGCATTGTTCCGCTGCAAGGTAGACGGTAAGGACAAGTATGTTATTCCTGTTTATGGAAACGGACTTTGGGGACCCATCAACGGTTTCATAGCTTTGAACGAAGACAAGGCAACCATCTTTGGCGTGTACTTCAACCATGAGAGCGAAACTGCCGGATTGGGTGCAGAAATCAAGGATAGCAAGGAATGGCAAGACAAATTCAAGGGCAAGAACATCTTCAATGCACAGAAACAGAATATCGTTTTCAGTGTAACGAAGAAGGTGGAAAAGCCTGAAAGCCAAGTGGACGCTGTTACAGGAGCTACGCTGACAAGCAACGGTGTAACCGAAATGTTCCACAACGAGAAAGGCGGACTTGCACCTTACGTTAAGTTCCTCACCGCAAAGTAA
- the nqrF gene encoding NADH:ubiquinone reductase (Na(+)-transporting) subunit F — translation MAEFILYSIAVFLVTILLLVIVLLVAKKYLSPSGKVKITINGDKELEVEQGSTILGTLNENGVHLASACGGKGSCGQCKCQVLEGGGEILDSERPHFSRKEVKDHWRLGCQAKVKGDLSIKVSESILGVKEWECTVISNKNVSSFIKEFKVALPPGEHMDFVPGSYAQIRIPKYDCIDYDKDFDKELIGKDYLPTWEKFNILSLKASNPEDTVRAYSMANYPAEGDIITLTVRIATPPFLPRPQVGFQDVPAGIGSSYIFTLKPGDKVMMSGPYGEFAPNYTSGKEMIWIGGGAGMAPLRSQIMHMLKTLHTRDREMHFFYGARALGEAFFLEDFWELEKEYPNFHMHLSLDQPDPVADAAGVKYYQGFAVNCICETYLRNHEAPEDCEYYLCGPPMLIKTVTDYLDSLGVEKDAIRFDDFG, via the coding sequence ATGGCAGAGTTTATATTATACAGCATTGCTGTTTTCTTGGTTACAATCCTTCTTTTGGTTATTGTTCTTCTTGTTGCAAAGAAGTATCTCAGTCCAAGCGGAAAGGTTAAGATAACTATCAATGGCGATAAAGAATTAGAAGTAGAACAGGGCAGCACCATTTTGGGAACGCTCAACGAGAACGGCGTCCACTTGGCTTCTGCGTGTGGAGGTAAGGGAAGCTGCGGACAGTGTAAGTGCCAGGTGCTCGAAGGCGGTGGTGAAATCCTCGATTCAGAACGCCCACACTTCTCTCGTAAGGAGGTAAAAGACCACTGGCGTCTTGGCTGTCAGGCGAAAGTGAAGGGCGACCTCTCCATAAAAGTATCAGAATCCATATTGGGTGTTAAGGAATGGGAATGCACCGTTATCTCCAACAAGAACGTTTCGTCGTTCATCAAGGAGTTCAAGGTGGCACTTCCTCCAGGCGAACATATGGACTTTGTGCCAGGTTCGTATGCACAGATACGTATTCCAAAGTACGACTGCATCGACTACGACAAGGACTTCGATAAGGAACTCATCGGCAAGGACTACCTCCCAACGTGGGAAAAGTTCAACATACTTTCGCTCAAAGCCAGCAACCCAGAAGACACCGTGCGTGCTTACTCAATGGCAAACTATCCAGCCGAAGGCGACATCATTACGCTCACCGTGCGTATTGCTACGCCACCGTTCCTGCCACGTCCACAAGTAGGTTTCCAAGACGTACCAGCGGGTATCGGTTCGTCGTACATCTTCACGCTGAAACCAGGCGACAAGGTAATGATGAGCGGTCCTTACGGCGAGTTTGCACCTAACTACACATCGGGCAAGGAAATGATATGGATTGGTGGTGGTGCAGGTATGGCACCGTTACGCAGTCAGATTATGCATATGTTGAAGACATTGCACACCCGCGACCGTGAGATGCACTTCTTCTATGGTGCCCGTGCGTTGGGCGAAGCCTTCTTCCTTGAAGACTTCTGGGAGCTTGAAAAGGAATATCCTAACTTCCACATGCACCTCTCGCTCGACCAGCCCGACCCAGTGGCAGATGCAGCAGGCGTGAAGTATTACCAAGGTTTTGCGGTGAACTGTATTTGCGAAACCTATCTGAGGAATCACGAAGCACCCGAAGATTGTGAGTATTATCTTTGCGGTCCTCCTATGCTCATCAAAACTGTTACCGACTATCTCGACAGCCTTGGCGTAGAGAAAGACGCCATTCGCTTCGACGATTTCGGATAA
- a CDS encoding class I SAM-dependent RNA methyltransferase, with amino-acid sequence MEEFELIAKTFMGLEEVLAQELTQLGANNVQIGRRMVSFTGNKEMMYRANFQLHTAIRVLKPIAHFKAKSAEDMYDEVKKIDWSKYILKGKTFSVDSVVYSEEFKNSRFVTYKVKDAIVDQFRENTGIRPNISVSNPDIRLNIHVAEDKATLSLDSSGESLHRRGYRQESVEAPLNEVLAAGMILMTGWKGETDFIDPMCGSGTLPIEAALIARNISPGVFRKEFAFEKWPDFDQELFDMIYNDDSQEREFDHHIYGYDVEMKAVNTAKMNVAAAGFTKYVTIEHKDFKNFTQPEQKSIIVMNPPYGERISTPNLLGTYKMIGERLKHQFMGNEAWILSYREECFREIGLKPSIKIPVYNGSLECEFRRYQMFDGKLNDFRAEGGIVKTEDEKREMAQKHRFKKNRDFKKRLDETEENEEGDIRSFTFHSFEHNISIGGKKFEDGKRGGRRNFRDDDRFGDERGSFRGKKKFDGKRFDKGNKGGKFRKKNNYNTDED; translated from the coding sequence ATGGAAGAATTTGAACTCATTGCCAAAACCTTTATGGGACTTGAGGAGGTTTTGGCTCAAGAGCTCACCCAACTGGGTGCTAACAACGTGCAGATTGGACGACGAATGGTGTCGTTCACAGGAAACAAGGAAATGATGTACCGCGCTAACTTCCAGTTGCACACCGCAATAAGAGTACTGAAACCAATCGCACACTTCAAGGCAAAGAGCGCAGAAGATATGTACGATGAAGTGAAAAAGATAGATTGGAGCAAGTACATTCTGAAGGGAAAGACATTCTCGGTAGACTCGGTGGTCTACTCGGAAGAGTTCAAGAACTCACGTTTTGTTACCTACAAGGTGAAAGATGCCATTGTAGACCAGTTCCGTGAAAACACAGGCATACGCCCGAACATCTCTGTAAGCAACCCAGACATTCGCCTGAACATACACGTAGCCGAAGATAAGGCTACCTTGTCGCTCGACTCCAGCGGCGAATCGCTGCACCGTCGTGGCTACCGACAAGAAAGTGTGGAGGCACCATTGAACGAAGTGCTCGCAGCAGGTATGATATTGATGACTGGTTGGAAGGGCGAAACCGACTTCATCGACCCTATGTGTGGCTCGGGCACGCTGCCCATCGAGGCTGCACTCATCGCACGCAACATTTCTCCAGGCGTATTCCGCAAGGAGTTTGCGTTCGAAAAATGGCCCGATTTCGACCAAGAACTCTTCGATATGATATACAACGACGATTCGCAGGAGCGAGAATTCGACCACCATATCTACGGTTACGACGTTGAAATGAAGGCTGTGAACACGGCAAAAATGAACGTGGCGGCAGCAGGATTCACAAAATACGTTACCATAGAGCACAAGGACTTCAAGAACTTCACGCAGCCAGAGCAGAAGAGTATCATCGTGATGAACCCTCCTTACGGCGAGCGCATCTCTACTCCGAACCTCTTGGGCACCTACAAAATGATTGGCGAACGCCTGAAACACCAGTTTATGGGCAACGAAGCGTGGATTCTCTCGTATCGAGAAGAGTGTTTCCGCGAAATCGGATTGAAGCCAAGCATCAAGATTCCCGTGTATAACGGTTCGTTGGAATGCGAGTTCCGTCGCTATCAGATGTTCGACGGCAAGCTGAACGACTTCCGTGCAGAAGGCGGGATTGTGAAGACAGAAGACGAAAAGCGCGAAATGGCACAGAAACACCGCTTCAAGAAGAACCGCGATTTCAAGAAACGACTCGACGAAACCGAAGAAAACGAAGAGGGCGACATACGCTCTTTCACCTTCCACAGCTTTGAACACAACATCTCGATAGGCGGAAAGAAGTTTGAAGACGGCAAGCGTGGCGGACGCAGAAACTTCCGCGATGACGACCGATTCGGCGACGAGCGTGGCTCATTCCGTGGAAAGAAGAAGTTCGACGGCAAACGATTTGATAAAGGAAACAAAGGCGGAAAGTTCCGTAAAAAAAATAATTATAATACAGATGAAGACTAA
- a CDS encoding NADH:ubiquinone reductase (Na(+)-transporting) subunit B has translation MSLRNYLDKLRPQFEKGGKLHAFKSIYDGMDTFLYVPHETSKSGASIHDAIDSKRIMSMVVISLIPAMLFGMYNIGYQNALAAGKLGEATCMGMFLYGALMLLPKILVSYIVGLGIEFAWAQWKDEEIQEGYLVSGILIPLIIPITLPLWMLALAVAFAVIFTKEIFGGTGMNTFNVALAARAFLFFSYPGSMTGDTIWTSTEQIFGLGYTLPDGFTMATPLGEIAQSTAVNASLNDMIIGLIPGSVGETSVIAIAIGAIFLIWTNIASWKTMLSVFVGGAAMALLFHSTGASPLQWYEHIVLGGFCFGAVFMATDPVTSARTECGKWIYGLMIGAMAVIIRVLNPGYPEGMMLAILFGNMCAPLIDYCVVQSNINKRAKRAKM, from the coding sequence ATGAGCTTAAGAAATTATCTTGATAAGCTGCGTCCACAATTTGAGAAAGGTGGAAAGCTGCACGCTTTCAAGAGCATTTACGATGGTATGGACACTTTCCTGTATGTCCCACACGAGACATCGAAGAGCGGAGCGTCTATTCACGATGCCATCGATTCAAAACGAATAATGAGCATGGTAGTTATTTCGCTGATACCTGCAATGTTGTTCGGTATGTACAACATTGGTTATCAGAATGCTTTAGCTGCTGGCAAATTGGGCGAAGCAACCTGTATGGGAATGTTCCTGTATGGTGCTTTGATGCTTTTGCCTAAAATCTTGGTGTCTTACATTGTGGGTCTCGGCATCGAATTTGCTTGGGCACAATGGAAAGATGAGGAAATTCAGGAAGGCTATCTGGTAAGTGGTATCCTCATTCCGCTTATCATTCCCATCACGCTGCCACTGTGGATGCTGGCATTAGCCGTAGCTTTTGCCGTGATTTTCACAAAGGAAATCTTCGGCGGAACAGGTATGAATACCTTCAATGTGGCACTTGCCGCACGTGCTTTCCTCTTTTTCTCTTATCCGGGAAGTATGACAGGCGACACGATATGGACTTCTACCGAACAGATTTTCGGACTTGGCTACACGCTACCTGACGGCTTTACAATGGCAACTCCATTGGGCGAGATAGCTCAAAGCACAGCTGTGAACGCATCGTTGAACGATATGATTATTGGTTTAATTCCCGGTTCGGTGGGCGAAACATCGGTTATCGCCATTGCTATCGGTGCAATCTTCTTGATTTGGACGAACATTGCCAGCTGGAAAACCATGCTTAGCGTCTTCGTAGGTGGTGCCGCTATGGCGTTACTCTTCCATTCTACGGGTGCAAGTCCGTTGCAATGGTACGAGCATATCGTGCTGGGTGGCTTCTGTTTCGGTGCTGTATTCATGGCAACCGACCCTGTTACCTCTGCGAGAACGGAGTGCGGAAAGTGGATTTACGGTTTAATGATTGGCGCAATGGCTGTCATTATCCGTGTGTTGAACCCCGGTTATCCCGAAGGAATGATGCTTGCCATACTCTTTGGTAACATGTGCGCACCATTAATCGACTACTGTGTGGTTCAGTCTAATATCAACAAGCGTGCTAAGCGTGCTAAAATGTAA
- a CDS encoding RNA polymerase sigma factor RpoD/SigA: protein MRQLKISKSITNRSSEALDKYLVEIGREPMITVDEEIELAQEIHKGGKKGERAKEKLIKANLRFVVSVAKQYQHQGLSLTDLIDEGNIGLVKAAEKFDETRGFKFISYAVWWIRQSILQAIAEQSRIVRLPLNQVGAISKINQVTNEFIQKHNRRPSIHELADMTGIDEARIRQSQSADNHHMSIDAPFSDDDDNSMSDMLASGDDSRTDRGVDFESMSDDLKSVLQNTLKDRERKIVIECFGIGCQEKGLEEIGTEMQLTRERVRQIREKAIEKIRLSGNARVLMKYLG from the coding sequence ATGAGACAACTTAAGATTTCAAAAAGTATTACCAACCGTTCCAGCGAGGCACTCGACAAGTACTTGGTGGAGATTGGACGTGAACCAATGATTACCGTTGATGAAGAGATTGAGCTTGCTCAGGAGATTCATAAAGGCGGCAAAAAGGGCGAGCGAGCAAAGGAGAAACTCATTAAGGCGAACTTGCGCTTTGTGGTTTCTGTTGCTAAGCAATACCAACATCAAGGTCTCTCGCTTACCGACCTTATCGACGAAGGCAACATCGGCCTTGTCAAGGCTGCCGAGAAGTTCGACGAGACACGTGGGTTTAAGTTCATCTCATACGCAGTTTGGTGGATTAGACAGAGCATCTTGCAGGCTATTGCCGAACAAAGCCGCATTGTGCGCCTGCCGCTGAACCAAGTGGGAGCCATCTCAAAGATAAACCAAGTTACCAACGAGTTCATTCAGAAACACAACCGTCGTCCTTCTATTCACGAATTGGCTGATATGACGGGCATAGACGAGGCACGCATTCGCCAAAGTCAGAGCGCGGACAATCACCACATGAGCATTGATGCTCCGTTCAGCGACGACGATGATAACTCTATGAGCGATATGTTGGCATCGGGCGATGACTCGCGAACCGACCGCGGTGTGGATTTTGAATCAATGTCTGACGACCTTAAGTCGGTGTTGCAGAACACGTTGAAAGACCGTGAGCGCAAAATTGTAATTGAGTGTTTCGGCATTGGTTGTCAGGAGAAAGGACTGGAGGAAATAGGCACGGAGATGCAGCTTACACGCGAACGTGTGCGCCAGATTCGTGAAAAGGCAATCGAAAAAATCCGCTTAAGTGGTAATGCACGAGTGCTGATGAAGTATCTCGGTTAA
- a CDS encoding Na(+)-translocating NADH-quinone reductase subunit A has product MTEQIRLRKGLDIKLKGRAKKQTMPLELSKLYAIVPDDFVGVTPKMAVKAGDHVKAGETLFVNKNSEEVRFASPVSGTVKSIERGDRRKILYVSVEADDEQKFADFGAKDIQTLDGEGVKKALLEAGLFGYINQLPYAVSTTPDTEPKAIFVSALRDKPLQGDFEYELEGEEQAFQTGLTALSKIAKVYLSIGVQQNSKALTEAKNVELTVFDGPCPAGNVGVQVNHLSPVNKGEVVWTVDPTAVIFFGRLFQTGKVDLTRVVAIAGSKVKEPAYVKALVGTPIKDIVAGRLTATEHVRILNGNPLTGTIVGDNAFLGAHTSEVVAMPEGDDVDEMAGWIMPRFNQFSTSRSYFSWLFGKKKEYDLDARIKGGKRNIIMSGEYDSVLPMDIYGEYLIKAIITGNIDKQEQLGIYEVSPEDFALAEFVDSSKQPLQQIVRNGLNTLRKENE; this is encoded by the coding sequence ATGACAGAACAAATAAGGTTGCGTAAGGGTTTGGATATAAAACTCAAAGGACGTGCTAAAAAACAAACAATGCCACTGGAATTGTCGAAGCTGTATGCAATAGTACCCGATGATTTTGTAGGGGTTACACCCAAAATGGCAGTGAAGGCAGGCGACCATGTCAAAGCGGGCGAAACGCTTTTCGTGAACAAGAATTCCGAGGAAGTAAGGTTTGCTTCTCCTGTCAGCGGTACTGTAAAATCAATAGAAAGAGGCGACCGCAGAAAGATTCTGTACGTTAGCGTAGAGGCAGATGACGAGCAAAAGTTTGCTGATTTCGGTGCGAAAGACATACAGACGCTTGATGGCGAAGGGGTGAAGAAGGCTCTGTTGGAAGCTGGATTGTTTGGATATATCAACCAGTTGCCCTATGCAGTGTCTACCACTCCCGACACTGAACCAAAGGCAATATTTGTTTCGGCATTAAGAGACAAACCATTGCAAGGCGACTTTGAGTATGAACTTGAAGGAGAAGAGCAAGCCTTCCAGACTGGATTAACCGCACTGTCAAAGATTGCAAAAGTTTATTTATCTATCGGTGTACAGCAAAACAGCAAGGCTTTGACAGAAGCAAAGAATGTTGAGCTGACAGTTTTCGATGGACCTTGCCCTGCTGGAAACGTAGGTGTGCAAGTCAATCATCTATCACCTGTGAACAAGGGAGAAGTGGTTTGGACGGTAGATCCAACTGCTGTCATCTTCTTCGGACGACTCTTTCAGACGGGTAAAGTAGACTTGACACGTGTTGTTGCCATAGCCGGCAGCAAGGTAAAAGAACCTGCATACGTGAAAGCATTGGTAGGAACACCTATCAAGGACATTGTTGCAGGCAGACTGACAGCCACCGAACACGTGCGTATATTGAACGGAAACCCACTGACAGGTACGATAGTTGGCGATAATGCCTTCCTCGGTGCACACACATCTGAAGTTGTGGCAATGCCCGAAGGCGACGATGTGGACGAAATGGCAGGCTGGATAATGCCTCGTTTCAATCAGTTCTCTACATCGCGAAGCTATTTCAGCTGGCTCTTTGGCAAGAAGAAGGAATATGACCTCGACGCCCGCATCAAGGGCGGAAAGCGTAATATCATCATGAGTGGCGAGTACGACTCAGTATTACCGATGGACATATATGGCGAATACCTTATAAAAGCTATCATTACGGGCAATATCGATAAGCAGGAACAGCTTGGTATTTACGAAGTAAGTCCCGAGGATTTTGCCTTGGCAGAGTTCGTAGACAGTTCAAAGCAACCATTGCAGCAGATTGTGCGTAACGGTTTGAACACGCTGCGAAAGGAGAACGAGTAA
- a CDS encoding class I SAM-dependent methyltransferase, with the protein MKKPGTATSAENYTNESKIIKCYKRYAPLYDLLFGSVFQQGRRAIVKEMKAIDTKDVLEVGVGTGLMLPMYPQDVAVTGIDISKEMLDKAQEKVDRDCTATVSLMQVNGEQLPFPDNHFTCVTLPYTYSVTPDPFKLINEVRRVCKKDGFIIIANHFSGVRSPWAVFEKIVSPFATKIGFQSKFSYQTYVENLDWNVVKSYSCNLFGLSRIVVVRND; encoded by the coding sequence ATGAAAAAGCCAGGCACTGCCACATCAGCCGAGAACTACACCAACGAGTCGAAAATCATCAAATGTTACAAACGCTACGCACCGCTCTACGACCTGCTTTTCGGTAGCGTATTCCAGCAAGGGCGTCGGGCAATCGTCAAGGAAATGAAGGCAATTGACACCAAAGACGTGCTCGAAGTGGGCGTAGGAACCGGGCTTATGCTGCCGATGTATCCGCAGGACGTAGCAGTTACGGGCATAGATATCTCCAAGGAGATGCTCGACAAAGCCCAAGAGAAAGTGGACAGAGACTGCACTGCCACCGTGTCGCTGATGCAGGTAAATGGCGAGCAGCTGCCGTTTCCCGATAATCACTTTACCTGCGTTACGCTGCCCTACACCTATTCCGTTACCCCTGACCCCTTTAAGCTTATCAACGAGGTGAGGCGCGTCTGCAAAAAGGACGGTTTCATCATCATCGCCAACCACTTTTCGGGCGTCCGCTCCCCGTGGGCTGTGTTTGAAAAGATAGTCAGTCCGTTTGCCACGAAGATAGGATTTCAATCCAAATTCTCTTATCAGACCTATGTGGAGAACCTCGACTGGAACGTAGTGAAGAGTTATTCGTGCAACCTCTTCGGGCTTTCGCGCATCGTCGTGGTCAGGAATGACTGA
- the nqrE gene encoding NADH:ubiquinone reductase (Na(+)-transporting) subunit E: MEHLLSLFFRSIFVDNMIFAFFLGMCSFLAVSKNVKTSFGLGAAVIFVLVVTVPVNYLLQTKVLGPDCLIEGVDLSYLSFILFIAVIAGIVQLVEMAVEKYSPSLYGALGIFLPLIAVNCAIMGASLFMQQRIGLDPSSSQYIGSVWDALIYGLGSGIGWLFAIVLMGAIREKMEYSDVPKPLQGLGITFITVGLMALAMMCFSGLKI, from the coding sequence ATGGAACATTTATTAAGTCTATTCTTCAGGTCCATCTTCGTGGACAATATGATATTCGCATTCTTCCTTGGAATGTGTTCGTTCTTAGCCGTATCTAAAAACGTTAAGACATCGTTCGGACTCGGTGCTGCCGTTATCTTTGTGTTGGTTGTTACCGTGCCTGTAAACTACCTTTTGCAAACGAAAGTGCTCGGTCCCGACTGCTTGATAGAGGGCGTAGACCTTTCTTATCTCAGCTTTATTCTCTTCATTGCCGTTATTGCGGGCATTGTTCAGTTGGTTGAAATGGCAGTCGAGAAATACTCACCTTCGCTCTATGGGGCGTTGGGTATCTTCCTTCCGCTCATTGCCGTGAACTGTGCCATCATGGGTGCCAGCCTCTTCATGCAGCAGCGCATTGGGCTCGACCCTTCAAGTTCGCAGTACATTGGTTCTGTTTGGGACGCTCTCATCTACGGACTCGGCTCTGGTATCGGCTGGCTCTTTGCCATTGTGCTGATGGGTGCTATACGCGAGAAAATGGAATATTCTGATGTGCCCAAGCCTTTGCAGGGTCTTGGCATCACTTTTATCACCGTAGGACTTATGGCTTTGGCTATGATGTGCTTCTCAGGACTTAAAATTTAA
- a CDS encoding NADH:ubiquinone reductase (Na(+)-transporting) subunit D → MSLFSKQNREVFINPLNLDNPVLIQVLGICSALAVTSQLKPSIVMGLAVTIITAFSNVIVSIIRKTIPNRIRIIVQLVVVAALVTIVSQVLKAFAYDVSVQLSVYVGLIITNCILMGRLEAFAMTNKPWPSFLDGIGNGIGYAIILVLVGGFREFFGRGTLLGFKVIPQSFYDMGYVDNGMMAMPAMALILVGCVIWVHRAYFYKGEEK, encoded by the coding sequence ATGAGTTTGTTCTCAAAACAAAATAGAGAGGTTTTCATAAACCCGCTGAACCTTGACAACCCTGTGTTGATACAGGTGTTAGGTATCTGTTCGGCTTTGGCTGTTACCTCGCAGCTGAAACCTTCTATCGTCATGGGACTGGCGGTAACCATTATTACAGCCTTCTCGAATGTGATAGTTTCGATTATTCGTAAAACCATTCCAAACCGTATTCGTATCATCGTTCAGCTTGTTGTCGTGGCTGCTTTGGTAACCATTGTCAGCCAAGTATTGAAGGCTTTTGCCTACGATGTAAGCGTCCAGCTTTCGGTTTACGTGGGTCTTATCATTACCAACTGTATCCTTATGGGGCGTTTGGAAGCCTTCGCCATGACGAACAAGCCTTGGCCAAGTTTCCTCGACGGCATTGGTAACGGCATCGGCTACGCCATCATTCTTGTATTGGTAGGCGGCTTCCGTGAGTTCTTTGGTCGTGGCACCCTGCTTGGTTTCAAGGTTATTCCGCAGAGTTTCTACGATATGGGCTATGTAGACAATGGTATGATGGCAATGCCTGCTATGGCGTTGATACTCGTTGGCTGCGTTATATGGGTTCATCGTGCATATTTCTATAAAGGAGAAGAAAAATAA